Proteins found in one Salminus brasiliensis chromosome 13, fSalBra1.hap2, whole genome shotgun sequence genomic segment:
- the tnfaip8l3 gene encoding tumor necrosis factor alpha-induced protein 8-like protein 3, translated as MDSDSGELSEGELSPGPETFNSKSLALQAQKKILSKMATMAVANLLTDDTSSGILDELYKASREFTKSKKEAHKIIKDVIKIALKVGILYRNHQFGPEELETVERFKKKMNQAAMTVVSFYEVEYTFDRSILSELLLECRDLLHELVENHLTTRSHGRIDHVFNHFADVEFLTELYGTSEEYRLSLRKICDGINKLLDEGVL; from the coding sequence GTCCAGAGACCTTTAACTCCAAGTCCTTGGCCCTCCAGGCTCAGAAAAAGATTCTGAGCAAGATGGCCACCATGGCTGTGGCCAACCTGCTGACAGATGACACCAGCAGTGGTATCCTGGACGAGCTTTACAAAGCCAGCCGCGAGTTCACCAAGAGCAAGAAGGAAGCACACAAGATCATCAAGGACGTCATCAAAATTGCCCTGAAAGTGGGCATCCTCTACCGGAACCATCAGTTTGGGCCAGAGGAGCTGGAGACCGTGGAGCGCTTCAAAAAGAAGATGAACCAGGCTGCCATGACGGTGGTCAGTTTCTATGAGGTTGAATACACCTTTGACCGCTCAATCCTATCTGAGCTGCTCCTTGAGTGCAGGGACCTCCTCCATGAGCTGGTGGAGAACCACCTGACCACCCGATCCCACGGCCGTATCGATCACGTCTTCAACCACTTTGCAGATGTGGAGTTCCTCACTGAGCTCTACGGCACCTCCGAGGAATACAGACTCTCCCTAAGAAAGATTTGTGATGGGATAAACAAACTTCTGGATGAGGGTGTACTTTAG